The Nicotiana tomentosiformis chromosome 2, ASM39032v3, whole genome shotgun sequence genome includes the window ttaaaataaaataatcaaaatatttaaaaaataatgatCAAAGAGtaaaaatttaactaactccAAATAGTAATATAGTGATATAAGGTGGGACACATACATTAATTTATACTATTTTATACTACCATTCAAGCAAACTATTGTTTTTCGACTTCTATTTTACCTTACATATTTCGGCATAGTTGATTGTTCAAGAAGATTATGTTTTACATTTTGTACTGTATATTTGTAATTTAGTTTTACTATTTGTAGCTTTCCGGATGTTAATTTTATTTACTTTCGTTGTGTTAAGCGTTATAAGTCCAAAACACgaataaacatatatatatatatatatatatatatatatatatatatatatatacacacacaaactTATTGCTGTTtgtaatatatatttataaattatatttgcCTTTTACTAATAACCAAAGTAATTACTACGGAGTAATTATATTGATATTTGTAATAATTTTAAAGTTTTACAGTCGCGCATGCCAAACACTAGGGAATGAGATTCAAAAATCATCAGAAATTACAGTTTTATCCTTATCTGATTTTGTCCAACACAACAAAAAGTCTGCATCTAAACATTGCCACACATGCCAAGGCTACAGTACTGAAGCAAAAAAGCTAATGTCACCTACAGTAGAACACTTATAACCATGAAACCAAAATAATCTACCATACCCTAAATAAAGAACATTACtcctactttaaaaaaaaaaataataataacattcTACGATAATCACAACACGTCTCGACAAAAACACTGATAAACTAAACTCAAAATAAAAACTGCAGTTGCATTAAATTTCACATAAGAGATTTGAGTGATCTAGCTTTTATGGGCTTACGGGCTCTTTTGATCTTACCGTTTTCTTCATCTTCGTCAAATTCTTCAGTATCCAtttgggaagaagaagaagacgacttTGCCCCGTGACTGTCACTAGTTGCAGGATCAGTCTTCGCATGACTTCTTTTCTTGCCCCACAAAGGACCAAAACCCGAATAATAGTAGAATTCGGAAGATGATGATTTCTTAGGACGATGGGGGCGGCCGCGGGACTCCGCCGCCGCCGTAGTCAGCTTAGAAGTAGAATGAGCTGAGTCGCTGTATTGCTTCTTCACCTGAGCAATATGGTGTTCGCATAAAATGTGCCCTTCTTTTGCCTCTCTACTGCATTGCCATCCCTTCCCATCATTCTTGCAACACAATGTCGTTATATTATTATCTCCATCTTTCTCCAACCCTAGCTGCTCCTCCATCTCCTcgttctctttctctttctcaaaTTCCTTCTCAAACTTAACGAAATCATCAGCAACAATATTATTATTGTCAAAGTTATCCCATTTAGAACAATCCATCTCTTTCCTCGTTTCCCTTTCGTCGTCGTCCAGCTTCATCGACGTGATGCTGCGGAAAACACAATGGTAACGCAACATTACAAGCAATTGCATTTGAGGCAACATTTCACTTAATCCAATGATTTATACCCAACTGTTATACGGCCAAAATTTCAAATCCTAATTATCGTTTCTGaaatataaaaagaaataaattatTCTGCAGAAAGAAGAAGTAATCAAATTGATGTAATAGTCGAAAAAGTTACCTCTGCTCTGAATCATAAGAGGTCCCATTTACAGCGTAGCTATCATATCCATCCAGCTGCAgcaaagaaataaaattttatCGAAAGTTCTTAAAAGAATACAAGCTTTGCAGTGGATAATAGAGCAAACAGTCAAAACCCATGAGCTAAATTGAACGAAGAAGGCTAAATACACGACAGAAATGGTGGGATTGAGATTCATTAAGGAACCCTAATAGGAGTTCCCCATAAAACCCTAAACCACAAAGCAGATACAAAGAGAGCCAAAAGAAATGAAAGGACATTGATGAAACGAAATGAGCCTGGTATTCTATAGATCTgggaaaaggagaagaaaaatAAGGAGAAAAAGAGATTTTTTAGACAGACCTGATAAGAAGAAGACGGCGGTGGTGGGCGAAGTAGAGACTGGTTTATTTCTGGGTTATCGTTTTCTTCGTCTTGTTCTAAGGGGAATGTGATGACATCCCAAGGAGACTGATTCAGCTGGCAAACGTGAACGGGAACGGGAACGGGAACTTGTTGTTTGAGAAAtgaagaagaatagaggagcggGGAAATTTTGGCATGCTTTCTTATTCTCATCTCTGTAAATTACACACACAAAAGTATTTTTTGTCTGTTGGGTGTGGTGTGGGGGGATGTAAAGGTTTGAGGGGTAGGCACGATGTGAGTAGATCTAAATGGGTCTTCCTTTTTCActctatttatatatatatatactctggcCCAATCACTAACTAGTTAatacaataatttttttttcttccttctaTTTTTCACATTAATCGGTGGGTGGAGACTTGGAGTAACATTTAAATTATCTCTATGCGACttataggtcacgagttcgagtcGTGAAAACTTAGGCTAGACTGTCTATATCGCACCCTTTAGAGTAAGACCCTTCCCCGTACCATGCGAGATGCCTTGTGCACCGACTGCCCTTTTAATTTTTTGCATTGCTCTTGGCTTTCTTTTTCACAAGGTAATTAAACAGTTCAAAAAATTTCTCTATTATACGAAATATTTTTGATTTATTATATGCTATATTTCAAGGCTATTCATATTTTTATCATTAGTAAATTGTCTTAATCTTGGATTTGATGTAGTCGCAATCGTACATGAGGTATAACAAAGGGTAATTTTATACAATAATAAACTTATAGGAGTAAATTTAAATATTCTTTCTAAAGTGTATTGACACGTAGAATCCACCCGAGATTCACTAAACTCAAGGATAAATACGAGATGATTTGCGTAATAAAGTGCCCTAAGAATAACAAATATTAAAATTGAAATATTTTATGTAGTAAATGGTATGTGAACCCTTTCCTTTTTGCAATAGTTGCAGTGCATTTCATTTAGTTATCAAAAGTGCTAATTGAAAAATCTAAGAACTGCTagtacttttttattttatttttaatattggcTAGACTAAAAAAATGGTCAAAGGGTTAATATAACCAACAAATGTAATTGTTGTTTGTTGTTGAGTTTAAGGGGCCTTATGAAATTCATGTagttttacttttatttatttatttgatacttatatatttGGTAGGGAAGGGATAGGATATGGGACAGAAAAGGGAAGCGATTGACATTTAACGTAAATTAAACTGAAGATGGTATCGCTGGTAACTTTGTTGCATTAATGATTTCTTCACTTAACtttgttttcttaatttttttaaaaagtacttgaTATGTTCTAATCATTTGGAAATTTAATCAATTCTAGTAATTGTTAAAATTGGACATGATGCAATAAATAAACTTCGATGTAACGAACTTGATAAAAATATCCGATTAGATTAATTATGGATAATAAATCCAAATCCCATCTATTTCAGCCGTTGTTAATTAGTTGTTGTTTGCGGGAAGTATGCAACTTACAAAAAAACAAGCACTTGAAAAAACAAACAAGTAACTATCTTTGAGAATTTTCTTTTTCCAACATCATTAGCAAAAGGGATGACCCTCCTTGGCAATAGATTTCAACTTCGCTAATCAGTGAATTAGAGAAAATAACGGCAAAATAAATCGAAGGAAGATAATGATACTGTGTACTTATAAGTAACGAAATGCATTTACCAATTAAGTTAATTGTTCTTAAAACCAAAACATATCGTAGTTATTTAGCAGGGCACCAAAATGGTCCTTTATATCATGCAGCCACAAGAAATAAAATGCCCAAATCTGTCCTTGTATTATTCAAGATTGTTCCATTTTGTCCCTCAGTTATATTTCTATATTATTCATACTCTTTAGCAAATTGTCTCGTAATGTTCTCGCCAGTAACATAATTTCAACATGAAATGTATTGTGGGCTTCACGTGTCCACATACTTTCAGAAAATAAAACTAAATTTACCGTTCAACTTTTAAGTATGAATTAAACTCACCCTCAAATTGGAGCTTCCTTAGGACCGATCAAATGGCGAAACCACCTAGCTAATTCCATCATGTCCACAAGGAAGATGATTCGAAGTTGGACTTCAGTACGAAATGAGAATTTGTTCATTTGAATCCCTTTTGTTGATCAAACAAGAATGCACACTGAGAACACTAATAAAACATTCTCTTTACCTCTACTGACCAATTAgtatttttacttttaaaaacagataacaattaaatttataggaCATGGGATTAATTCAATACACATAATCAATGACGTTAGATTAAGCAAATAAAAAATGTAATAAATggccaaaccaatgataagagtGAGACCGGACTCAGTTAATGGCTTGACGAGGAACCTACCTTCGGTTCCGACCttgcacttatgaagaactttgaataacttttaaaaataaaaagagcaGAAGTATactgccttgatatgcgtgttacaatgcgtttaatgaataataagcttcccctttatatagtggaGGAGTTTTATCCTAAGTACAATCCTAAGAAAAGTAACAATCTTTCGTTTCGCTAATCACTTATTTTctgccgatacgggccgagattcatGCCGCGATATCCGGTTGGACACGGACATCACGGACCTTTGTTAGTCGTGTACGGTTATTTGGTAATACTCTCTGAAGCCTTGGGGCTCGAACCGGACCCGGAGGACATGGTCCTGATGCCTCCGAGGGCAGGTATTTTGCCCGAGCCCCAATACAGGGGGCTCCTCGCTATGACTCTGATTCCTTATGGTCACGTTCCTGCTCCGTTTGACTCACCGAAAAACCGGGGTGCTTAGTGGCTCGGTTTACCCGTATCCAATATGCAATTGTTGTTGGTGTATTTTCACCATTTTGGAATTATTGGAAGTAGAAAGCGTCTCCACTAGGTATAAAGAGGAAACGAGAGAAAACATTCAAAACGATCGACTTTCTTTTTTACTACTCTGGAGGGAGTCTGGAATCATTGAAGAGAAAAATTATTCCATTGATGTGGTTCATGAAGTCTTCCTCCATATTCGAAAACTTTATGAATTCGGGAAATGTTTTTCTTTTCTGTCACTAAGGAAATGTATATCACACGTCCAGAACGAGAACTCTGGGCCCTATCAAAAGAGTAATCTCAAAGTTCATTTTGCAACAAGCTCTTACGTTGTTAGTTACAACTGAGAAAGAGGAAAAAATGCTCTTGTTGAGAGTCGAACTCAAGACCTCCCGCTTACTAAACGGGTgctctaaccaactgagctacAAGAGCTGGATGTCTATATGTTTCTCTTTTATATATTTATAAGTTATTCTCAGAGAATTCGGGAACTACTTTCAATTTCTTACTTTTTTCCCACCATTGTTTTTTGTGTCGTTACAAACTAATGTCACGTTTCCTTAAAAGGAGAGTCTTAAGAGTTAAGACTCAAGATACACAGGAAAGTAAGGAGTAGAGAGTATTTACAGTTTGTTTTAATACTGTTTTTTTTTCATTGTTAAGAACTTTCAAACCGAATATATGAACAGATAGCCCCATATGTTGATTGTTGTGTCAATAGACGTGATCGATTTATACTATTGAAATCAAAGAACTCAGCCACTTGAACATAATCATTCTCAACGGATGCCCTGGATGTGAGAGCTGATCGGGTACCACATTAACAGGAGGGGTTAACATGTTAACCTTAAAATGAGAAATTATATCTTCAATTAACTGATTATACTGTATTTATGAGATGCTTAACACTAAAAGACGCAAAAAATTTGTTCCCCAGAATAAAAGAACGAGATACGAATTGACACGGTAACTTGTTGCACAGAGATTTAGCTGTATACCTGAATTAAACAACCAAGTCCAACCCATGATTTTTAAAAGATCAGCAGTGGAAACATAAACTCATGTCAAGAGCTCCACCATGCATTTTTGTCTCAAGCAACATCGCAACTACGTGCTCTTTCCTCCAAAAGTGAAACACCAAAATATAAacgaaaggaaaaagaaaggagAGATCCGAAAAGATACGGAATGAACTATCACATGTCACAGCATATGAAACTTCAAAATCAAGAGCCTTTTGTTTATTCATGGCTTCAACTTTTTCAGCAACTCCCCCAGAGTATTTCAATACTCCCAAGATTTCAATTAATCAAATCTATATATTTACCCTGGACAAACAGCTTTTCCTTTTCCAGCTGATAATTGGTAAGTCCATGGTTTCTTCACCTATTCATACTGCATGTATCACTTTTCTAAAACTTCTCAGGAGAGAAACAGAACAGATTTGACAAGTACAATTGATGTGCCCGAGATATATTAAGACCTACAATAGAAACAGGAAACGCAAACATATTAGGGACTAACGTTCAGTTCACGAGGAATCCATAAGAATTAGTAGTAAAGTAAACCTGCTTCAGAAGGCAAAATTCAACAGCACATTGTATTACACAAAAAGAGAAACATCAGTTAAAATCTCGACTTTGCAGACAAAAAGGAATTGCTGGTTTCTCTACGAAAAGGAACTGCAGTTTCCCGTGTACCAACAGTATATCAAAAAAGTAGAGAATCTACAACATTATATGATTCTCTAGGAACGACATCAACCTTCTATACACACTGGAACCTCATGGTGTGCACCAAAAAGAAACTACTATTTCCTCAAATGTACATAGTCATTCTCTtaacaaggtgggttgctctgatggtaagcaccctccacttccaaccaagaggttgtgagttcgagtcaccccaagagcaaggtggggagttcttggagggaaggatgccgagggtcatttggaaacaacctctctacccctaggtctgcgtacacactaccctccccagaccccactattggaattatactgggttgttgttgttgtacataGTCATTCTCTATCCCATCAAAACCTCTGAAAAACTCTGATCAAATATCTGCATCCAGATGATATGACGACTTTGAGTCAAGTATAAGCAACAGGACCATGtaaagaagaaattaaaggaaAAGAATGTCATTGGACAAGATGaattaaaaattatttcaatCCAAATTGGTAAGTGCATCTGATAGCAAGTAATAGCaagacaatatatttagaaaactaAATCGAAGATAGCAATAGAGAATATGAAAGAGGTACCGATACCAAGTAATAGTAAGATAATATATTTAGAAAACTAAATCCAAGATAGCAATAGAGAATATGAAAGAAGTACTGTTAGCAAACTAAGGAAGTACTGATGGCAATTAATAACAGAACAAGATATGTGATAATAGTAAACTAAGGATAAAAGGGGTACCATACTAACACTAATACTATCGAACTAGTGAAGACAAAGAGAAACGCacaactacctactaaccttctaccctaatcttcaACCTTCACACCCTTCTAtccagggtcatgtcctcggttagctCAAGCTGCGCCATGTCCCGCCCGATCACCTCTCTCCAAGACTTTTTTGGCCTAGCTCTACCCCTCATCTTACCCCCCAAGGCCAACCTTTCACACCTCCTGACTGGGGCATTTGTGCTTCTCCTtttaacatgcccgaaccatctaagccttgcCTCACGCATCTTTTCCTCCAAAGGGGCCGCTCacaccttgtcccgaataacttcattcctaattctatccaacctagtatgcccacacatccatcttaacatcctcatttcagctactttcatTTGTTGGACATAGGAGTTCTTGACTGGCtaacactctgccccatacaacatagtcggtctaaccactaccttgcagaacttacccttaagtctcaacggcacattcttatcgcacaagacaccggaagcgagtctccacttcatccaccctgCATCGTATGGCTtaacaacttgatacccctatagttgttgcagTTTTAGATACCCCCTTATTCTTGTACAACGGAATCACAGTACTCCGCCTCCACTCTTCAGAcatcttcttcgtcctaaaaatgacGTTAAACAACTTAGAAAGCCATTCCAACTGGCATGATAGAACATATGAAGAATAAATCAGAATATAAAGCTATCAAATAGAAGAAAGCCACAACCGTAAAACATTATTTCAATGCAAAGGGACTGGACAGTATAAGGTCAGATGAATTATTAATAGTAGGACAGGGTGATTCAAAATTTTAAAGGCACTAAGATTCTAGATGTTACAACATTTTAACAGTAGAAATAACTGTTGGGCAGAGGCTTGATAAATTAACAGAACAGGTTCTTGAAATCCAAGTGGTATtctaaaatctagtgttttctttttaataaattcagGGTATTTTCCATAAGCGCAGAGTCGCAAACAAAACAGAGGTCGTACTTATCTCCCTTTTTACTTAACCTCTAAACTAAACCAACAAATGCAAATAGAAAATAAACAAAATATATTATAGCAGCAATCAATCGAATACCAGGTGAAGcaataaatacaagaaaaagaAGCATTGTATTAATAATATAATGCAGAAGAAGAGTTTTGTAAGCGAGGTGTTCCATAGACATTGTTACCGTGCTTTTCTCTGTGGTGTGAGTAATGCAGTTTTACTTGCCTACCGTTCGCTTCTGGTGTGACTTATTAGTAGCACCCATTAAGTGTCTTATGCATGCACCAGGTTGCTGGCCATCAATCCATTTTCAATGCATTCAAATTTCGTATGACAGCTACAAAATCCATAGGAGCAGTTTCTACTttggcaagaaaagaaaaaatctaCTTATAGGAGCATATAACAGCTACAGATCGACAGCCTATAGCAGCAGTCATTACTTTAAGAAAAAGCTATTGGAATAGATAGGTACAGCCGCGTGGTTTCTAGGCTTTCCTTCCGGAGTTAGGACAGATATTCCAGGGCTTCAAATCACTAGTATTATTCTTATCATTTATGACAAAAGTTCATTATAAGTAGTTAGTCTTTGTCTACATGGAGCGAAAAGGATCATTTCTACCCACCCGTTGTAGATGAGAGTGAGGTACAAAAGGAATATTTCTATCCACTTCCATTTTCACGAAGCTTTACGTGGATGGTACCACTCATACCGCACACAACCAGCAAGTAGTTTGCCTTCCACGACCTGGAATGGAAAAATAGATGATCGACATCACATACAGGAATTACGAAATAAAAAGGCCAAAGAAAATATGCACCACTCACTAAGGATCGGGAAAGAGCCAAGGCTTTACCATTTACTCCATACCCTAAAGAGCTGAAGAGATTCATGTACTCCCGTCAATGTCACAAATATACGTGAGTACCTCTTCATGTTCTGCTCACAGCTGTACCAACAGAATACATTTCAGTCAATCATTACCTGTTAAAATAATAAAGCAATTCAACAGTCTGGGGGAACTTGTATTTTCTGatcacaagtcacaactactCTCGCAAATAAAAGGAAGAGAGAGTAAGAGGGTTTGGGgaagagagggggggggggggagcaatACTCATTTCttagaacgatcaatttaacatgCTTGTTTCTTGTCATACACTCAGAATGTTTGATCAATTTCATAATACTCAACCCTTATTCTGGATTTAGGACAGCACAGGGCACATATATGCTCAGCCTTTGTCCAAACTTTGCAATACATTACAATTATACATGAAATAATAGGTAGTTATTAACACAACTTATACTCTAGATGCTTTTTTTTATCCCATAAGCTTCCAGTATTCATACGTGTCAGAGATCTATATGTCTGACTGACAAAGCAAGATTAATCATACAAAGAAGCTACTCAGTTAAAAAGATTTGAACATCTAGAAATGGCTAAATACAACATTCAATCAGACATATATAAACATAGTAGATAAAGTAGCTTTGGTTCCAAATAGACCTACTGACAGTGGGAAGTAGAAGAagcatttttatttcttttagtaAGGAAGGtccattttcttctatttaagAAATTAACTCAGTTAACTAACCTGTCCCTCAGGAAATGTCTTTCCACCAGAAATCTCCCCCTTTCATTGGCATGAAGCTTGAATAAGGACTTAGATCAAATGCTGACGATGTGCGGGGAATCAGTTAAACAGGTCCAGTAATAATCAGAGAAGCTTTACACCTAGTGAGATCCATAAAGCTTCATTGCATCATCACTGCTTACTGAAACTACAACTATCAAAACTCACTTTTGAAAAATCCGGGTAGTATGAAACATTATAAGACAGATCTGGATCATTTTCACATATCAGCCAGTAGGAGGAAGTGCTAACATATCATTATCGGATTGAAAAAGGCTGTAACCAGGATCTTTTGTTAACCTTCTAGTTTGAACTACATCTCGAGCATCCCGAGCACTATCCCATAAGCCAGCTGCAGAATACATACTTGCTAGAACCACATAGCTAACAGCATTCATAGGTTCAAAATTGCATAAATGCCTGGCTGCTACCTCTCCAAGGTACATATTGCCATATACCCTACATGCCCCAAGAACTGAACCCCAAA containing:
- the LOC104113288 gene encoding uncharacterized protein, producing the protein MRIRKHAKISPLLYSSSFLKQQVPVPVPVHVCQLNQSPWDVITFPLEQDEENDNPEINQSLLRPPPPSSSYQLDGYDSYAVNGTSYDSEQSITSMKLDDDERETRKEMDCSKWDNFDNNNIVADDFVKFEKEFEKEKENEEMEEQLGLEKDGDNNITTLCCKNDGKGWQCSREAKEGHILCEHHIAQVKKQYSDSAHSTSKLTTAAAESRGRPHRPKKSSSSEFYYYSGFGPLWGKKRSHAKTDPATSDSHGAKSSSSSSQMDTEEFDEDEENGKIKRARKPIKARSLKSLM